One Brevibacterium spongiae DNA segment encodes these proteins:
- a CDS encoding DivIVA domain-containing protein translates to MPLWIVIGVAAAVFVLVIVVAASFNVFSAETGDEAQERWTGLPEGFTSADLDAVSFRPALRGYRMEDVDEAMQILQERLRALESAAVSPAAVSPGAVTSAASSADVTPTTTPAATPADDSATTSAGAPVPADASDEASETAARPR, encoded by the coding sequence ATGCCTCTGTGGATTGTGATCGGTGTCGCGGCCGCGGTCTTCGTCCTTGTGATCGTCGTCGCGGCCAGCTTCAACGTCTTCTCCGCCGAAACCGGTGATGAAGCGCAGGAACGGTGGACCGGCCTGCCCGAAGGATTCACCAGCGCGGATCTCGATGCGGTGAGTTTCAGGCCCGCTCTGCGCGGCTACCGGATGGAGGATGTCGACGAGGCCATGCAGATTCTGCAGGAGCGCCTGCGCGCCCTCGAATCGGCCGCTGTCTCTCCCGCCGCTGTCTCTCCGGGTGCCGTCACTTCCGCCGCCTCTTCGGCCGACGTCACTCCCACCACCACTCCAGCCGCCACTCCCGCCGACGATTCCGCCACCACTTCCGCCGGAGCCCCGGTCCCCGCCGACGCTTCCGATGAGGCGTCGGAAACGGCTGCCCGACCACGATGA
- the folP gene encoding dihydropteroate synthase → MKDRTDSAAETSRFDLSQARPGSPAIMAVINRTTDSFYESAATLDEAISAVAAATAEGAQIVDIGGVRAGRGREISVAEEIDRVCPTIEAVADAHPDVLISVDTWRHEVAEAACRAGAGLLNDTWAGVDPQLAAVAARHEVGIVCSHTGGLDPRTDAHRNRYGLHAGDVVDATESGVIELAEAARAAGVPDERIIIDPTPDFGKNTYHSLRLLRDLSRFTATGFAVLLAISRKDFIGETIGDVSPEDRLHGTIAATALAVERGASMIRTHDVRATADAIAVALAITGEADPKHTVRGLR, encoded by the coding sequence ATGAAAGACCGGACAGACTCCGCAGCCGAGACCTCCCGATTCGACCTCAGCCAGGCTCGACCCGGTTCGCCGGCGATCATGGCGGTGATCAACCGCACCACCGATTCGTTCTACGAATCCGCCGCCACCCTCGACGAGGCGATTTCCGCCGTCGCCGCGGCCACCGCCGAAGGCGCCCAGATCGTCGACATCGGGGGAGTGCGTGCAGGTCGCGGCCGGGAGATCTCCGTCGCCGAGGAGATCGACCGCGTGTGCCCAACCATCGAAGCCGTCGCCGACGCCCACCCGGACGTGCTCATCAGCGTCGACACCTGGCGCCATGAGGTCGCCGAGGCAGCCTGCCGGGCCGGTGCGGGACTTCTCAACGACACGTGGGCCGGAGTGGATCCCCAGCTGGCCGCAGTCGCCGCCCGACACGAGGTCGGCATCGTGTGCTCACACACCGGGGGACTGGACCCACGCACCGACGCCCACCGCAACAGGTACGGACTCCACGCCGGGGACGTCGTCGACGCCACCGAGAGCGGAGTCATCGAACTCGCCGAGGCGGCGCGTGCCGCCGGTGTCCCCGACGAGCGGATCATCATCGATCCGACCCCCGACTTCGGGAAGAACACCTACCATTCGCTGCGCCTGCTGCGCGACCTCTCCCGTTTCACCGCGACCGGATTCGCGGTGCTCCTGGCGATCTCGCGGAAGGACTTCATCGGCGAGACCATCGGCGATGTCTCCCCTGAAGACCGGCTGCACGGGACCATCGCGGCCACTGCTCTGGCTGTGGAGAGGGGCGCGTCGATGATCCGCACCCATGACGTCCGCGCCACGGCCGACGCGATCGCTGTGGCTCTTGCGATCACCGGAGAAGCCGACCCGAAACACACCGTGCGCGGCCTCCGCTGA
- a CDS encoding O-methyltransferase, whose translation MSRDLAGDLTFSEQYNGPDPLLDAARTHSHEFGLAPVSQTTAKTLTLLARLLTPVAAVEVGTGVGTSTLALLRGMPTAGILTSIDTNSTAQGAARDLVDMAGIRPGRLRLMSGRAEEVLKKLAPAAYDMVFIDSEPSNLERMIQPSLRLLDAHGLLVIHQTMLKGAVADPVDRSPRTQAARGMLNRIAQQENLERVLLPIGQGLLLLQKSG comes from the coding sequence TTGTCCCGTGATCTTGCAGGTGATCTCACCTTCTCCGAACAGTACAACGGCCCCGATCCCCTGCTCGACGCGGCACGGACCCACTCCCACGAATTCGGTCTGGCACCGGTGTCGCAGACGACGGCGAAGACGCTGACGCTCCTCGCCCGGCTCCTCACCCCGGTCGCTGCCGTCGAAGTCGGGACCGGTGTGGGCACCTCGACCCTGGCTCTGCTGCGCGGCATGCCCACCGCAGGGATACTCACCTCCATCGACACGAATTCGACGGCACAGGGCGCGGCCCGTGACCTCGTCGATATGGCAGGCATCCGCCCGGGTCGACTGCGCCTGATGAGCGGACGGGCCGAAGAGGTGCTCAAGAAGCTCGCTCCGGCCGCGTATGACATGGTCTTCATCGACTCGGAGCCGAGCAATCTCGAACGCATGATCCAGCCGTCGCTGCGCCTGCTCGATGCCCACGGCCTCCTCGTCATCCACCAGACGATGCTCAAGGGTGCAGTCGCCGATCCCGTCGATCGCAGTCCGCGGACCCAAGCCGCCCGCGGCATGCTCAACCGGATCGCTCAGCAGGAGAACCTCGAGCGTGTGCTGCTGCCCATCGGCCAAGGGCTGCTGCTGCTGCAGAAGAGCGGGTGA
- a CDS encoding Mrp/NBP35 family ATP-binding protein, whose protein sequence is MTGPDVDAVREALTGVIDPEIRRNIVELDMVDDISIHGGEVTVTVLLTIAGCPLKDTITKDTKAAVARVDGVTEVNVVLGTMTPEQRKEMKEKLQGSGTREIPFNRPDSLTKVYAIASGKGGVGKSSVTANLAVSLAAKGLRVGLVDADIYGFSIPGMLGLSGKPTRVDEMILPQIAHDVKVMSIGMFVPPSQAVVWRGPMLHRALQQFLTDVFWGDLDVLLLDLPPGTGDIAISVAQLLPGSELLVVTTPQAAAAQVAERAGSIATQTKQSLSGVIENMSWMEMPDGTRMDVFGTGGGASVAENLSRTLETQVPLLAQIPLDTLVREGSDAGAPVVLSSPKSPAAQAFDALAESLRRRTRGLSGRSLGLSPV, encoded by the coding sequence ATGACTGGTCCCGATGTGGACGCGGTGAGAGAGGCACTGACCGGCGTCATCGACCCGGAGATCCGCCGCAACATCGTCGAACTCGATATGGTCGACGACATCAGCATCCACGGCGGAGAAGTCACCGTCACAGTCCTGCTCACCATCGCCGGATGCCCGCTCAAGGACACCATCACCAAGGACACGAAGGCCGCGGTCGCCCGGGTCGACGGAGTCACCGAGGTCAATGTCGTCCTCGGGACGATGACACCCGAGCAGCGCAAGGAGATGAAGGAGAAGCTGCAGGGCAGCGGGACCCGTGAGATCCCCTTCAACCGCCCCGACTCCCTCACCAAGGTCTATGCGATCGCCTCCGGAAAGGGCGGGGTCGGCAAGTCCTCTGTCACGGCGAATCTCGCGGTCTCCCTGGCAGCCAAGGGGCTGCGCGTTGGCCTCGTCGACGCCGATATCTACGGCTTCTCGATCCCGGGCATGCTGGGACTCTCCGGCAAGCCGACTCGGGTCGATGAGATGATCCTGCCGCAGATCGCCCATGACGTGAAGGTCATGAGCATCGGCATGTTCGTCCCTCCCAGCCAGGCCGTCGTCTGGCGCGGCCCGATGCTCCACCGGGCCCTGCAGCAGTTCCTCACCGACGTGTTCTGGGGCGATCTGGACGTGCTCCTGCTCGACCTGCCGCCCGGCACCGGTGACATTGCGATCTCCGTCGCACAGCTGCTGCCCGGTTCGGAGCTGCTCGTCGTGACCACCCCGCAGGCGGCAGCGGCGCAGGTCGCCGAACGCGCCGGCTCCATCGCCACCCAGACGAAGCAGTCGCTGTCAGGAGTGATCGAGAATATGTCCTGGATGGAGATGCCCGACGGCACCCGAATGGATGTCTTCGGCACCGGCGGCGGAGCCAGCGTGGCAGAGAACCTTTCGCGCACGCTCGAGACTCAGGTTCCGCTGCTCGCGCAGATCCCCCTCGACACGCTCGTGAGAGAAGGCTCGGACGCCGGTGCTCCCGTCGTCCTCAGCAGCCCGAAGTCCCCCGCGGCTCAGGCCTTCGACGCTTTGGCCGAGTCCCTGCGCAGACGCACCCGAGGTCTGTCCGGCAGGTCCCTGGGTCTCAGCCCGGTCTGA
- a CDS encoding polysaccharide deacetylase family protein encodes MRLPVRGDALVYTVFTCALALTILMLLPGAVVTAKRDAGPSAEEITAARHRSTAEDNRTLLTASMRSYAIVAGKRDPGLNIHVFGLPGAPSLNSAVEARLLAMIEKSGGFGGRAAFSPPQTSPVHRWPTTTFAPPMAAGAEAATEPPGSRAPDPRSLNIDSSVLTAGGRFLLTTLDRRSPQPHSAVLLTDLDAETTVDARRLFTASVDPAAISADDSGALTIDGRPVRESELTPLGAQVADELHSPLRLPQPADQRSPDFSCGLLPCVALTYDDGPGDEKTEQAILDAAADADIRVTYFFLGSAVDHSPEAARKIIDAGHEVDNHTYGHPRLNRIPSEKVRKEIRRTRKSLQSVGIGAQPLLRPPYGALDKRSAHAVNGPSIIWDVDTGDWQSKDPKKIVKQVSAHTRPGSVALMHSIHPSTAQAAPAVFETVADKGLYAVTVRELFAGIAWEKGGSYFCRGYSDPLCSNPEHPSVQKN; translated from the coding sequence GTGCGGCTGCCTGTCCGTGGAGACGCTCTCGTCTACACGGTGTTCACCTGCGCTCTGGCGCTCACCATCCTCATGCTCCTGCCGGGAGCCGTCGTCACCGCGAAGCGAGACGCCGGTCCCAGCGCGGAAGAGATCACAGCAGCACGGCATCGGTCCACTGCCGAGGACAATCGAACCCTCCTGACCGCCTCGATGCGCAGCTATGCGATCGTCGCCGGGAAACGGGATCCGGGCCTGAATATCCACGTCTTCGGTCTCCCCGGAGCACCCTCACTCAACTCGGCAGTCGAGGCGCGACTGCTGGCGATGATCGAGAAGTCCGGCGGATTCGGCGGCAGAGCCGCTTTCTCTCCTCCCCAGACGTCTCCGGTTCACCGGTGGCCGACGACGACGTTCGCTCCGCCCATGGCCGCGGGGGCCGAGGCGGCCACGGAACCGCCCGGGTCGAGGGCCCCCGATCCGCGCTCGCTGAACATCGACAGCTCGGTCCTCACCGCCGGCGGGCGATTCCTTCTGACGACGCTTGACCGCCGCTCCCCGCAACCGCACTCAGCAGTGCTGCTCACCGATCTCGATGCGGAGACCACTGTCGATGCACGCAGACTCTTCACCGCGAGCGTGGACCCTGCCGCCATCTCCGCCGATGATTCCGGTGCACTGACGATCGACGGTCGACCGGTGCGCGAATCAGAGCTCACCCCGCTGGGGGCTCAGGTCGCCGACGAGCTGCATTCTCCGCTCCGACTGCCCCAGCCGGCCGATCAGAGGTCCCCCGACTTCTCCTGCGGACTGCTGCCCTGTGTGGCGCTGACCTATGACGACGGGCCGGGAGACGAGAAGACCGAACAGGCCATTCTCGATGCCGCTGCAGATGCGGACATCCGGGTCACCTACTTCTTCCTCGGCAGCGCCGTCGACCACTCCCCCGAGGCGGCGCGGAAGATCATCGACGCCGGTCACGAGGTCGACAACCATACCTACGGGCATCCGCGTCTCAATCGGATCCCGTCCGAGAAGGTCCGGAAGGAGATCCGCCGGACCAGGAAGTCCCTCCAGTCGGTCGGGATCGGTGCTCAACCTCTGCTCCGGCCGCCCTACGGCGCGCTCGACAAACGGTCCGCCCACGCCGTGAACGGTCCCTCGATCATCTGGGACGTCGACACCGGCGACTGGCAGAGCAAGGACCCGAAGAAGATCGTCAAGCAAGTGAGTGCACATACCCGTCCCGGTTCGGTCGCCCTCATGCACTCCATCCACCCGTCGACCGCCCAGGCTGCACCGGCTGTCTTCGAGACCGTTGCCGACAAAGGACTGTATGCGGTCACTGTGCGTGAGCTCTTCGCCGGAATCGCCTGGGAGAAGGGCGGATCCTATTTCTGCCGCGGATATTCCGATCCGCTGTGTTCGAACCCGGAGCACCCGTCGGTGCAGAAGAACTGA
- a CDS encoding DUF1003 domain-containing protein, producing MAVDDFEIPRSSKRKLPSVTVSPETFGRGAEAFARFMGTPAFLVGMTVFCAVWLLWNTLLPESWQFDPRSLNFTLLTLILSLQASYAAPLILLAENRSTDRDRVEFEHDRQRAERNLADTEYLAREVAALRIAMREVATRDFIRSELKDLLKELDEESREAKAEAKRPAAASDELGHKSRKPDDGAES from the coding sequence ATGGCTGTCGACGATTTCGAGATCCCACGGTCGAGCAAACGCAAGCTGCCCAGCGTCACCGTCTCCCCTGAGACCTTCGGTCGCGGCGCCGAGGCGTTCGCCCGATTCATGGGCACCCCGGCGTTCCTCGTCGGGATGACCGTCTTCTGTGCGGTCTGGCTGCTGTGGAACACGCTGCTGCCCGAGTCCTGGCAGTTCGACCCGCGGTCGCTGAACTTCACTCTGCTCACGCTCATCCTGTCGCTGCAGGCCTCGTACGCCGCTCCGCTGATCCTGCTCGCGGAGAACCGCAGCACCGACCGCGACCGCGTCGAATTCGAACATGATCGGCAGCGTGCCGAACGCAATCTCGCTGACACCGAGTACCTGGCCCGTGAGGTCGCGGCGCTGCGCATCGCGATGCGAGAGGTCGCGACTCGCGACTTCATCCGGTCCGAGCTCAAGGACCTGCTCAAGGAACTCGACGAGGAGAGCAGAGAGGCGAAAGCCGAGGCCAAACGGCCGGCCGCAGCGTCGGATGAGCTCGGACACAAGTCCCGGAAGCCGGATGACGGCGCCGAATCCTAA
- a CDS encoding twin-arginine translocase TatA/TatE family subunit gives MLGINGTEMVILIVVALVVIGPKRLPEYAQKLRELVRQMRRMAEGAKDSVRRDFGDDFKDVDWQKLDPRQYDPRRIVREALVEEDAAIRESKRRERTAIEAPAAEAEDSANATENTVTEAAVAERSPIERFQAQVDLRDRSAAAPFDSEAT, from the coding sequence ATGTTGGGTATCAACGGCACCGAAATGGTGATCCTCATCGTTGTGGCCTTGGTCGTCATCGGACCCAAGCGCCTGCCCGAATACGCGCAGAAGCTGCGTGAGTTGGTTCGCCAGATGCGACGGATGGCCGAAGGGGCGAAGGACAGCGTCCGTCGTGACTTCGGCGACGACTTCAAGGACGTCGACTGGCAGAAGCTCGATCCGCGGCAGTATGATCCGCGGCGCATCGTGCGCGAGGCCCTCGTCGAAGAGGATGCCGCGATCCGCGAATCCAAACGTCGTGAGCGCACCGCGATCGAGGCTCCCGCAGCGGAGGCCGAGGACTCGGCGAACGCGACAGAGAACACCGTCACCGAGGCGGCCGTGGCCGAGCGATCCCCGATCGAACGATTCCAGGCGCAGGTCGATCTGCGCGACCGTTCCGCGGCCGCTCCGTTCGATTCCGAAGCCACCTGA
- a CDS encoding MGMT family protein has translation MDETAVERVLRIVELVPEARVVAYGTVGAVAGCSPRYVGRVMREFGSNVTWWRVINAAGALPAEIFARARTHWADEGTPHTHAKVDRSAFLDIDELDELWRTHGIDPECG, from the coding sequence ATGGATGAGACAGCGGTCGAACGCGTGCTGCGCATCGTCGAACTCGTCCCCGAAGCACGTGTCGTCGCCTATGGCACCGTGGGCGCCGTGGCCGGCTGCTCACCCCGCTACGTCGGGCGGGTGATGAGGGAATTCGGGTCGAACGTCACCTGGTGGAGAGTCATCAATGCCGCCGGTGCCCTGCCGGCGGAGATCTTCGCCCGCGCCCGCACCCACTGGGCCGACGAAGGCACTCCGCATACACACGCCAAGGTCGACCGCAGCGCATTCCTCGACATCGATGAGCTGGATGAGCTGTGGCGCACCCACGGAATCGATCCCGAATGCGGTTAG
- the dapE gene encoding succinyl-diaminopimelate desuccinylase, translating into MTVDPSAETESTFAPSSDLGDYLFAALDDPAELTGRLCAVESVSGNETTLADAVVAVLERISAGAGPTLEILRDGDTIVARTHLGLAERIVIAGHLDTVPVEDNLPPVRTTMTGEDYPDDAVIWGRGACDMKAGVAMQLSTAAALENPNRDVSWVFYDHEEVDASLNGLGRVARNHPDWLAGDFAILGEPSNASVEGGCNGTIRVDVTTTGVRAHSARAFMGVNAIHAAAEVLTRLAEHETDTVTVDGLDYRESLSAVNIRGGVAGNVVPDECVVSVNYRFAPSKSAAEAEAFLREFFTGFDVVVTDAAEGARPGLDRAIAQDFIDTLGLSPAPKLGWTDVSRFSALGVPAVNFGPGNPLYAHKSDEHVRVAEVEQATRTLRSYLEGR; encoded by the coding sequence ATGACTGTCGATCCATCTGCTGAGACCGAGTCCACATTCGCGCCGAGTTCCGACCTCGGGGACTACCTGTTCGCCGCTCTCGACGATCCGGCCGAGCTCACCGGACGACTGTGCGCCGTCGAGTCGGTCTCGGGCAATGAGACCACACTGGCCGATGCCGTCGTCGCCGTGCTCGAACGCATCAGCGCCGGTGCCGGACCCACGCTCGAGATCCTCCGTGACGGTGACACGATCGTCGCCCGCACCCATCTGGGCCTGGCTGAGCGAATCGTCATCGCCGGGCACCTCGACACCGTTCCCGTCGAAGACAATCTGCCGCCGGTGCGCACCACGATGACCGGTGAGGACTATCCCGACGACGCCGTGATCTGGGGTCGCGGTGCCTGCGATATGAAGGCCGGAGTGGCTATGCAGCTGTCCACGGCCGCTGCGCTCGAAAACCCGAATCGCGATGTCAGTTGGGTCTTCTACGATCATGAGGAGGTCGACGCCTCCCTCAACGGCCTCGGGCGGGTCGCCCGAAACCACCCTGACTGGCTGGCCGGCGACTTCGCGATCCTCGGCGAACCCTCGAACGCCTCGGTCGAAGGCGGCTGCAACGGCACGATCCGCGTCGATGTCACCACCACGGGCGTGCGCGCCCATTCGGCGCGCGCATTCATGGGAGTCAACGCCATCCATGCCGCCGCCGAAGTGCTCACCCGGCTCGCCGAGCACGAAACGGACACTGTCACCGTCGATGGCCTCGACTACCGCGAATCACTGTCCGCGGTGAACATCCGCGGGGGAGTCGCCGGCAACGTCGTTCCCGACGAATGCGTCGTGTCCGTGAACTACCGGTTCGCTCCGAGCAAGTCGGCGGCCGAGGCCGAAGCGTTCCTGCGCGAGTTCTTCACCGGCTTCGACGTCGTCGTCACCGATGCCGCTGAAGGTGCCCGACCCGGTCTCGACCGTGCGATCGCGCAGGACTTCATCGACACCCTCGGTCTGTCGCCTGCCCCGAAGCTGGGATGGACCGACGTGTCCCGATTCAGCGCGCTCGGCGTTCCGGCCGTGAATTTCGGTCCCGGCAACCCGCTGTACGCTCATAAGTCGGACGAGCATGTGAGAGTCGCCGAGGTGGAGCAGGCCACCCGTACCCTGCGCAGCTACCTCGAAGGCCGGTGA
- the dapD gene encoding 2,3,4,5-tetrahydropyridine-2,6-dicarboxylate N-succinyltransferase translates to MTERIVSARGLATIHSDIVLSVWYPALSTGDTHESAEAAATARAADDGLDALVGTDDARGTRAEVVTTTIDLDAGPASAADAYLRLHALSHRLVTPNDVNLDGIFGHIANVVWTSFGACSPEDFEATRAKLLARGPVAVYGLDKFPRMTDFVIPSGVRIADADRVRLGAHLASGTTVMHEGFVNFNAGTLGSAMVEGRISQGVVVGDGSDIGGGASIMGTLSGGGTHRISIGAGSLLGANAGVGISIGDDCIVEAGLYITAGTRVTVPGEDNAVVKAAELSGKNNILFRRNSVSGTVEAIARDSKGIELNPELH, encoded by the coding sequence ATGACAGAACGCATCGTATCCGCACGTGGGCTCGCCACGATCCATTCCGACATCGTCCTCTCCGTCTGGTACCCCGCCCTGAGCACGGGCGACACCCACGAATCCGCCGAGGCGGCCGCCACCGCTCGAGCGGCCGACGACGGTCTCGACGCTCTGGTGGGAACCGACGACGCTCGCGGCACCCGTGCCGAAGTCGTGACCACCACGATCGATCTGGACGCCGGTCCCGCCTCGGCGGCGGATGCGTACCTGCGTCTGCACGCACTGTCCCACCGTCTGGTGACACCCAATGACGTCAACCTCGACGGGATCTTCGGTCATATCGCCAACGTCGTGTGGACCTCGTTCGGAGCCTGCTCGCCCGAAGACTTCGAAGCCACCCGCGCGAAGCTTCTGGCACGCGGACCTGTCGCCGTCTACGGGCTGGATAAGTTCCCCCGCATGACCGACTTCGTCATTCCCTCAGGTGTGCGCATCGCCGATGCCGACCGTGTCCGCCTCGGCGCGCACCTCGCATCCGGAACCACAGTCATGCACGAGGGCTTCGTGAACTTCAACGCCGGCACGCTCGGTTCGGCCATGGTCGAGGGACGCATCTCGCAGGGCGTCGTCGTCGGCGACGGTTCGGACATCGGCGGCGGCGCATCGATCATGGGCACGCTCTCCGGCGGCGGCACCCACCGGATCTCCATCGGCGCGGGCAGCCTCCTGGGCGCCAACGCCGGTGTGGGCATCTCGATCGGAGATGACTGCATCGTCGAGGCTGGCCTCTACATCACCGCCGGCACACGCGTGACGGTTCCCGGCGAGGACAATGCCGTGGTCAAGGCCGCCGAGCTCAGCGGGAAGAACAACATCCTCTTCCGCCGCAACTCGGTGTCCGGCACGGTCGAGGCCATCGCCCGCGATTCCAAGGGCATCGAACTCAACCCCGAGCTGCACTGA
- a CDS encoding magnesium transporter MgtE N-terminal domain-containing protein, which translates to MSGPPKRVFVARLVSAPVFDPLGDQVGRVRDAVIVYRATMRQSPRVIGLVVEVPGRRRVFVPMGRVTAIDSGQVITTGLVNMRRFEQRESETLVMNDLLDRRLRLREDNSPVLVEDVGIEQQVNKDWEVTRLFVRRVPERTAFAAFRRRGETKQIDWSDADHPADSEVDQEATQLIAAYQDTKPADLADVLFEMNPARRLQVARALDDERLADVVEELPAETQVEILVGLDTERAVTVLEEMEPDDAADLLGEFSDEQAERFLALMEPDDAEDVRTLLAYDDDTAGGLMTTEPVILTPETTVAEALAHVRREDLPAALAAAVFVCRQPVETPTGKYLGLVHIQEMLRHPPHEAVGIMLDTEVEPLPPEAPLGEVSKLLAAYNLVSVPITDENDRLIGVVTVDDVLDELLPEDWRTTGRDERRRG; encoded by the coding sequence ATGAGTGGTCCACCGAAAAGAGTCTTCGTCGCCCGGCTCGTCTCCGCGCCAGTCTTCGACCCTCTCGGCGATCAGGTCGGGCGGGTCCGTGACGCGGTCATCGTCTACCGTGCGACCATGCGACAGTCCCCACGCGTCATCGGACTCGTCGTCGAGGTTCCCGGCCGACGCCGCGTCTTCGTCCCCATGGGCCGGGTCACCGCCATCGATTCCGGTCAGGTCATCACCACGGGCCTGGTGAACATGCGCCGTTTCGAACAGCGCGAATCGGAGACCCTGGTGATGAATGACCTCCTCGACCGCCGGCTTCGTCTGCGCGAAGACAACTCCCCTGTGCTCGTCGAAGACGTCGGCATCGAACAGCAGGTGAACAAGGACTGGGAGGTCACCCGCCTGTTCGTGCGGCGAGTCCCCGAACGCACCGCATTCGCCGCGTTCCGCAGGCGCGGTGAGACGAAGCAGATCGACTGGTCCGATGCCGACCATCCTGCCGACTCCGAGGTCGACCAGGAAGCCACCCAGCTCATCGCCGCCTACCAGGACACGAAGCCTGCCGACCTCGCCGATGTGCTCTTCGAGATGAACCCGGCCCGGCGACTCCAAGTGGCCCGCGCCCTCGATGACGAGCGCCTCGCCGACGTCGTCGAAGAGCTGCCGGCCGAGACCCAGGTCGAGATCCTCGTCGGCCTCGACACCGAACGGGCCGTGACGGTTCTCGAGGAGATGGAGCCCGATGACGCCGCCGACCTCCTCGGTGAGTTCAGCGACGAACAGGCCGAACGCTTCCTCGCCCTGATGGAACCCGATGACGCCGAAGACGTGCGCACGCTGCTGGCCTACGACGATGACACCGCTGGTGGCCTGATGACGACCGAGCCCGTCATCCTCACCCCGGAGACCACCGTCGCCGAGGCGCTGGCCCATGTCCGCCGAGAAGATCTGCCCGCAGCCCTGGCCGCAGCGGTCTTCGTGTGCCGCCAACCGGTGGAGACGCCGACGGGAAAGTACCTCGGACTCGTCCACATTCAGGAGATGCTGCGCCATCCGCCGCACGAGGCGGTGGGCATCATGCTCGACACCGAGGTCGAACCGCTGCCGCCTGAGGCTCCCCTCGGTGAGGTGTCGAAGCTGCTGGCCGCGTACAATCTGGTGTCGGTGCCGATCACGGATGAGAACGACCGCCTCATCGGTGTGGTCACCGTCGATGACGTCCTCGACGAGCTTCTGCCCGAGGACTGGCGGACCACCGGCCGTGACGAACGCAGGAGGGGGTAG
- a CDS encoding TIGR00730 family Rossman fold protein, with product MNDRDEPAPSGAEPEPAPSGVGPESHSAAETEPSSSTEPGVYNKGPLQLRGDQVPETTTDQRLLEAGSSSDWVHEDPWRVMRIQAEFVEGFGSLAEIGPAVSIFGSARLHAGTQAYADTREIARRLAESGNAVITGGGPGIMEAGNLGAVEGGGVSIGLGIELPFESGLNEHVELGVNFRYFFVRKTMFLKYSRGFVVMPGGFGTLDELFEAFTMVQTGKVTSFPIVLFGTAYWRGLVDWMRDTLLASGTISDKDFSLFTLTDDIDEVVTAIGPGSPA from the coding sequence ATGAACGACAGAGACGAACCCGCGCCCAGCGGCGCTGAGCCCGAGCCCGCGCCCAGCGGCGTTGGGCCCGAATCCCACAGCGCCGCCGAGACCGAGCCCTCCAGCAGCACTGAGCCCGGGGTCTACAACAAGGGGCCGCTGCAGCTGCGCGGCGACCAGGTGCCGGAGACGACGACGGACCAGCGCCTGCTCGAAGCGGGATCGAGTTCCGATTGGGTGCACGAAGATCCGTGGCGGGTCATGCGCATCCAAGCCGAATTCGTCGAAGGATTCGGCTCCCTCGCCGAAATCGGTCCGGCGGTCTCGATCTTCGGCTCGGCTCGCCTCCACGCCGGAACCCAGGCCTATGCCGATACCCGCGAGATCGCTCGTCGCCTCGCCGAATCGGGCAATGCCGTGATCACCGGCGGAGGACCGGGGATCATGGAAGCCGGCAACCTCGGCGCGGTCGAAGGCGGAGGGGTGTCCATCGGCCTGGGCATCGAACTGCCTTTCGAGTCGGGCCTGAACGAGCATGTCGAACTCGGCGTGAACTTCCGCTACTTCTTCGTGCGCAAGACGATGTTCCTCAAGTACTCGCGCGGTTTCGTCGTCATGCCCGGCGGTTTCGGCACCCTCGACGAACTCTTCGAAGCGTTCACCATGGTCCAGACCGGCAAGGTCACATCGTTCCCGATCGTCCTCTTCGGCACCGCTTACTGGCGGGGACTCGTCGACTGGATGCGCGATACCCTGCTCGCCAGCGGCACCATCAGCGATAAGGACTTCTCCCTGTTCACTCTCACCGATGACATCGACGAGGTCGTGACCGCGATCGGACCCGGCAGTCCAGCATGA
- a CDS encoding DUF3117 domain-containing protein, with amino-acid sequence MAAQKPRTGDGPLEVTEEGRSMVMRLPVEGGGRLVIELSRDEATGLHDTLAKTLGL; translated from the coding sequence ATGGCAGCCCAGAAACCCCGCACCGGCGACGGACCTCTGGAAGTGACCGAAGAAGGCCGAAGCATGGTGATGCGGCTTCCAGTCGAAGGCGGAGGTCGTCTGGTGATCGAGCTCAGCAGAGACGAAGCCACCGGACTGCACGACACTCTGGCTAAGACTCTGGGACTCTGA